Proteins encoded by one window of Culicoides brevitarsis isolate CSIRO-B50_1 chromosome 2, AGI_CSIRO_Cbre_v1, whole genome shotgun sequence:
- the LOC134829599 gene encoding COMM domain-containing protein 3 has translation MDLEISEQALLGLQQLYSTISPEVSKKVIYNSVKQALTTKPYIPYKQDLYASCPDRIKQAEVCVLVLFFQAVRKSASIEDVRSYLTGKSVKNELIDELVVTYKLHKDEFRQKSLTFAPNFLPYVNDVAWRLDCDVASSSLSKPGDINYKIQFLGTNSSSKEEVVTEFTCNPEELQALINKLKEIERSCRRVASNKI, from the exons ATGGACTTGGAAATATCTGAACAAGCTTTGCTCGGTTTACAGCAACTTTATTCCACAATTTCGCCTGAAGTGAGCAAAAAAGTCATTTACAACTCAGTAAAACAAGCTTTAACCACCAAACCTT acATTCCATACAAACAAGATCTATACGCCTCCTGTCCCGATCGCATCAAACAAGCCGAAGTCTGCGTTCTCGTACTTTTCTTCCAAGCTGTTCGCAAATCCGCCAGTATTGAAGATGTTCGGAGTTATTTGACAggaaaatcagtaaaaaatgaattaattgacGAGCTCGTGGTCACTTACAAACTCCACAAAGAcgaatttcgtcaaaaatccttAACTTTTGCGCCGAATTTCCTGCCTTACGTGAATGATGTGGCTTGGCGGTTGGATTGTGATGTCGCCAGTAGTTCTTTGTCGAAGCCCGGGGACATTAACTACAAAATTCAGTTCTTGGGAACGAATTCCAGTAGCAAGGAGGAAGTTGTAACCGAGTTCACATGCAATCCAGAAGAGCTTCAAGCGTTAATTAATAAGTTGAAGGAGATCGAGAGAAGCTGTCGTCGCGTGGCatcgaacaaaatttaa